A stretch of Fusarium poae strain DAOMC 252244 chromosome 2, whole genome shotgun sequence DNA encodes these proteins:
- a CDS encoding hypothetical protein (TransMembrane:11 (o64-84i91-109o115-136i148-166o181-200i271-293o313-333i345-364o370-395i407-426o438-456i)) — translation MTILVGKPLDWAITATAGSGFLLFGYDQGVMSGLLTGTAFTNTFPEIDTTANGNGSSSLQGTVVAIYEIGCFFGAIFCLVFGEYFGRRKCILMGCVVLSIGAALQASAFGIPQMIVGRIVAGLGNGMNTSTIPVWHSELMKANNRGKGLAIELAINIFGVMLSYWVDYGMSFVSNDSQFRFPLAFQIFFAILTFIGILLLPESPRWLINHDRHEEAREVLWAVRKNAKSISKDDESVSRAIAEIQHAINEEREAAQTSSFKAMWKNGEQKFLYRTMLGIGGQFMQQLSGINLITYYAPVIFQESVGISHNLSLLLAGFNGVAYFFSSLIPIWIIDRLGRRKLMMFAAAGQAVCMAVLAGTVSTGQPGPGIVAIVMLFLFNFFFAVGLLAIPWLLPAEYAPLAIRTRAAALATASNWIFTFLVVEITPVSISSIGWKTYIYFCIFNACFVPLIYFFYPETRLLSLEQIDKLFTGSKVLLHWDHSMGVPGEASEKSDGETGKASHDEKTETEVHMRE, via the exons ATGACTATTCTCGTCGGCAAGCCCCTGGACTGGGCCATCACAGCGACTGCTGGCTCAggtttcctcctcttcggtTATGACCAGGGTGTCATGTCAGGCCTCTTGACAGGCACAGCCTTCACCAACACCTTTCCTGAGATTGATACTACAGCAAACGGCAACGGCAGTTCCTCTCTGCAGGGAACTGTAGTCGCTATCTACGAGATTGGATGTTTCTTTGGTGCCATCTTCTGTCTTGTGTTCGGTGAATACTTTGGAAGACGCAAGTGTATATTGATGGGATGTGTCGTTCTCAGCATTGGAGCTGCCCTCCAAGCCTCTGCTTTTGGTATTCCCCAGATGATTGTTGGCCGTATTGTCGCGGGCTTGGGAAATGGCATGAACACCAGTACCATTC CTGTGTGGCATTCTGAACTGATGAAGGCCAATAACCGTGGAAAGGGTCTTGCCATTGAACTCGCGATCAACATCTTTGGAGTCATGCTGAGCTATTGGGTCGACTATGGCATGTCCTTTGTCAGCAACGATTCTCAGTTCCGATTCCCACTAGCCTTCCAGATCTTCTTCGCCATTCTGACTTTTATCGGTATTCTTCTCTTACCCGAGTCTCCTCGTTGGCTCATCAACCACGACCGCCATGAAGAGGCCCGCGAAGTTCTTTGGGCTGTGCGGAAGAACGCCAAGTCCATCTCGAAAGACGATGAGTCCGTCAGTCGCGCTATTGCGGAAATCCAGCATGCTATCAACGAAGAGCGAGAGGCGGCGCAGACCAGCAGCTTCAAGGCTATGTGGAAGAATGGAGAGCAGAAGTTCCTGTACCGAACAATGCTTGGTATTGGTGGACAATTTATGCAGCAG CTTTCTGGTATCAACTTGATCACATAT TACGCCCCAGTCATCTTCCAGGAATCTGTTGGCATCTCGCACAATCTAAGTCTCTTACTAGCTGGCTTCAACGGTGTCGCttacttcttctcctctctcATCCCAATTTGGATTATTGACCGCCTGGGTCGCCGAAAGTTGATGATGTTCGCCGCAGCTGGCCAGGCAGTCTGCATGGCTGTTCTAGCAGGAACTGTGTCGACTGGACAGCCAGGCCCTGGAATCGTCGCCATCGTCATGCTGTTCCTGTTCA acttcttctttgctGTGGGATTACTCGCCATTCCTTGGTTGC TGCCCGCCGAATACGCCCCTTTGGCTATCCGTACTCGTGCCGCCGCCCTCGCTACCGCCTCCAACTGGATCTTCACCTTCCTCGTTGTCGAAATCACTCCCGTATCCATCTCGAGTATCGGCTGGAAGACATATATCTACTTCTGTATCTTCAACGCCTGTTTCGTTCCTCTTATCTACTTCTTCTACCCCGAGACTCGACTATTATCCCTCGAGCAGATCGACAAGCTGTTTACAGGCTCAAAGGTTCTTCTTCACTGGGATCATAGCATGGGTGTTCCTGGAGAGGCTTCAGAAAAGAGTGATGGTGAGACGGGCAAGGCGTCACATGATGAGAAAACCGAAACAGAAGTCCATATGCGTGAGTAG